From the genome of Methanothermobacter sp., one region includes:
- a CDS encoding prephenate dehydrogenase, which produces MDIAVIGGTRGLGKWIAGFLKGEGFKVIITGRDRVTGENAGRELGVEYCPDNVRAARGADVVIISVPIENTLDVIREVAPNMRRGSLLVDVTSVKEEPARLMEELVPEGVDVLPAHPMFGPRIRSLAGQVVVLTPLRKSRWVERAVSFLRDRGARVLITSPEKHDRMMSVVQVLTHFAYISIALTIRDLGVDVGESRRFASPIYNLMLDTIARIVSQNPYLAYSIQVYNRYGERVRREFIGAVERLEDLLRRGEKDDFVRWMSFAAKSLDDVEASLGRSDKAIFALNKELDVLKDSVGKEVGLKHIYSGNVHVGVLESVDPDFAVLKVGKRRVRLKVSNIRVLDKEELWDWKVKNLPRRSYDISAMFLEGCDPEVIRSVIEGLDGVVRASVVDIYKGDQIPSGMVSVTFRFEVIDRGVYERVKGLLEGFGAIIR; this is translated from the coding sequence ATGGATATTGCGGTTATCGGCGGTACACGGGGCCTTGGAAAGTGGATAGCTGGTTTTCTTAAGGGTGAAGGTTTTAAGGTTATTATAACTGGTAGGGATAGGGTTACTGGGGAGAATGCTGGTAGGGAGCTTGGTGTGGAGTATTGTCCTGATAATGTTAGGGCTGCGAGGGGTGCTGATGTTGTTATTATATCTGTGCCTATTGAGAATACTCTTGATGTTATCAGGGAGGTTGCTCCTAATATGCGGAGGGGTTCTTTACTTGTTGATGTGACTTCTGTGAAGGAGGAGCCTGCCCGTTTGATGGAGGAACTTGTCCCTGAAGGTGTTGATGTTCTTCCTGCTCATCCTATGTTTGGTCCTAGGATACGTTCACTTGCTGGGCAGGTTGTGGTTTTAACTCCTTTGAGGAAGTCTAGGTGGGTTGAAAGGGCTGTTAGTTTTTTGAGGGATCGTGGTGCTAGGGTTTTGATTACTTCGCCTGAGAAGCATGATAGGATGATGAGTGTTGTTCAAGTGCTTACTCATTTTGCTTATATTAGTATTGCGTTGACTATTAGGGATTTGGGTGTTGATGTGGGGGAGTCTAGGCGGTTTGCGAGTCCTATTTATAATCTTATGCTTGATACTATTGCTAGGATAGTTTCGCAGAATCCTTATTTGGCTTATTCTATACAAGTTTATAATAGGTATGGTGAAAGAGTGCGTAGAGAGTTTATAGGGGCTGTTGAACGTTTGGAGGATCTTTTAAGGCGTGGAGAGAAGGATGACTTTGTTAGGTGGATGAGTTTCGCCGCTAAGAGTCTTGATGATGTTGAGGCTTCTCTTGGAAGATCTGATAAGGCTATTTTTGCTTTGAATAAAGAATTGGATGTTCTGAAGGATTCTGTTGGTAAGGAGGTTGGTCTTAAACATATTTATTCTGGTAATGTTCATGTTGGTGTTTTAGAGTCTGTTGATCCTGATTTCGCTGTTTTGAAGGTTGGTAAGAGGCGTGTGAGACTTAAAGTGTCAAATATTCGGGTTTTGGATAAGGAGGAGCTTTGGGATTGGAAGGTGAAGAATCTTCCTAGGCGTAGTTATGATATTTCAGCCATGTTTCTTGAAGGTTGTGATCCCGAGGTTATAAGAAGTGTTATTGAAGGTTTGGATGGTGTTGTGAGGGCTAGTGTAGTTGATATTTATAAAGGTGATCAGATTCCTTCTGGGATGGTAAGTGTGACTTTTAGGTTTGAAGTTATAGATCGGGGAGTTTATGAAAGGGTTAAGGGTTTACTTGAAGGTTTTGGCGCGATCATAAGATAA